From the Burkholderia sp. WP9 genome, the window GCGGTAGCAGGCTGTCCATCAGCTTGGATAGCAGACCATCAAGTGCCTTGCGTTCCTTAAGCGAAAGCGCCGACACGAGCCGATCTTCAAGTTCTGCACCCACGGCCGAGGAATCATCTGCGACCTGGGCGCCCATGGCCGTAGTGCGCAAGCCGACGCTGCGCCGATCGACAGGGTGGGGGTTGCGGGAGATGAGTTTGCGAGACTCCAGCAGCGATAGTGTCTTGGACAGCAGTGTTTTTTCCAGCAACGCGCGGGATGAAACTTCCTTGGGGGTGATGTCAGGGCAGGCGTGGATCAGGCGCAACACCCGCAATCCGCGCACATCCAGATTCCAATGCTGGAGATATACAGCGTTAGCGTGCTCCATGAGTAGAGCACTGGTCATGTCCAGCTTGAAATTCAGAAAATCGGAATACACAGGAAACTCCATGGCGGATAAGCAAAGTATAGCAAACTAGTTGAAATATTCAACTAGTTTGCTATACACGGATTGTTCGTCCACCGGTGCAACGGACGCTGTGGAACGCGACCAGATGTAGTCACGCGCGATTGTTGCAAGTATTGCAATCGAGTTTCCACAAATTAATTTTCATTTGGAACCGGTTCCAATATAGTATTCAGCAGAATTTCGCCAATGGCGCAATCAAACCTGAACGTGAATTTCAACTTACCCAATGCTTGGGCCGGTCCAATTGGATTTGTCCGCGCCGGATGTAGTGACACGCCCGTTGACCGTTCCAGCAACCTCGAATGCTCAGAGAAAAAATCAGTTCGGAATGCGATCCGGGCGCGCCAAATCTGTCCCGACGTCATGCGCTCAAGACACTCGCGGCTGCGACGCAGCTCGCGTTTCTTTCCCCTACAGCGGTGTTTGCGCAGGGGGCGCGGGTATCGGCGGCCAAGCGTGCAACGAGCGCGCCGTTGCTCGACGCAACGGCCTTCGTGCAACTATCGAAAGCGCTGACCGGCCACGCGTCGATGAACGCGACTTTCGGTGCGCGTTTGTTCGCGACGCTGTGCGCTAGCGATAGTGTTTTTGCCGCGCAGGCAGCGGCGCTCGCGGATCAGATGCATTCAGGGCAGAGCCCGCAACAGCTACTTGCCGCCGCCAATGGTGCCGGGCTGCACGACATCGCGACTGCGATCGTCGCCGGCTGGTACACCGGCACCGTCACGCGCGACCAGCATTCGAAGATGGTCGCGTACGCGGATTCGCTGATGTACGCGACCGTCGCCGACGGTCTGAGCGCGCCGACTTACTGCGCAAACGGACCTCTTTGGTGGGAAAGGCAGCCGCCCGTCGCCGGCGTTTCGACGCCCGCCGAAGCCGCCAGAGCGCGTAGCGCCGCGCCTGCGCCCACCACGCAAAAACAGGCTTGAACATGGTATCGCCCACAATCTCCTCCAGCGGCGATGTCGTCGCGGACGTCGTTATCGTCGGCTCAGGCGTGGTCGGCGCGTTGATCGCCGATCAACTCGCCGGACAAGGCCACTCTGTCGTGATTCTTGAAGCAGGACTGCGCATCGACCGCGCAACCGCTGTCGAGAACTGGCGAAACATGCCATTCCCGAATCGCGTCGGTTCTGACTTTCAGGGTCTGTATCCGCAGGCGAAAGCTGCGCCCGCGCCGCTGTACTTTCCGCCGAACGATTACGTCGCATTGAGTGGCCCAAGCGCGGGTAGTTTCAAGCAGGGCTATCTGCGCACGGTGGGGGGCACGACGTGGCACTGGGCAGCGTCGTGCTGGCGCCATCTGCCGGTGGACTTCAAGATGCAATCGACATACGGCGTGGGTCGTGACTGGCCGATCTCGTACGACGATCTCGAACCATACTATTGCCGCGCGGAGGAAGCGCTCGGCGTTGCCGGTCCGAACGATCCCGAACGGCAATCGCCGTCCGAGCGCAGCCGTCCGTATCCAATGGACATGGTCCCCTGGGCTTACGGCGACACGCGTTTTGCCGAAATCGTCAATGCGCACGGCTATCGCTCGATCCCAATTCCGCAAGGACGTAGCACGCGACCGTGGAATGGCAGGCCGACCTGCTGCGGCAACAACAACTGTCAGCCGATCTGTCCGATCGGCGCAATGTACAACGGTATTCACACGATTCAGAGCGCCGAAAAGAAGGGCGCAAAAGTGATGGCGGAATCGGTGGTCTACAAGATCGATACTGACGACCAGAACAACATCACCGCGGTTCATTTCTACGATGCGAATCGCCAGTCGCATGCGGCGAAGGGGCGTGCCTTCGTACTCGCGTGCAATGGCATCGAGACGCCACGTCTGTTGCTGCTCGCCGCTAATGCGCGCAATCCCAACGGCATTGCAAACAGCTCGGACCAGGTCGGCCGCAACATGATGGACCACTCCGGTTTTCACTGCACGTTCCTTGCCAACGAGCCGTTGTGGCTGGGCCGCGGACCAGCACAGAGCAGTTGCATCGTCGGTCCGCGCGACGGTGCGTTCCGCTCGAAGTATTCGTCAAACAAGATGATCCTGAACAATATCTCGCGCGTCGCTCCGGCGACGGAGCAGGCATTGCAACTCGGTCTCGTCGGCAAGGAACTGGACGACGAGATTCGCCGCCGCGCGATTTTTGGCGTCGATCTGTCGATCAGCCTTGAGCCGTTGCCCGACCCTAAAAACCGTCTCACGTTGAGCAAAACGCGCCGCGATCCGCATGGTCTTGCGTGCCCCGATATCTACTACGACGTCGGCGATTATGTGCGCGACGGCGCGACCGCTGCGCACGCGCAACTCGAGCATATTGGCCAGTTGTTCGGGGCGCTCGAGTTCAATATCACGAAGAGCCTGAACGCGAATAACCACATCATGGGCGGCACGATCATGGGGGCGAGCGCGAAAGACTCGGTCGTCGATGGCGATTGCCGCGCGCACGATCACGTGAACCTCTGGTTGCCCGGCGGCGGTGCGATGGCGTCAGCTTCGGTGGTGAATACCACACTGTCGATGGCCGCGCTCGCTATCAAATCAGCCGATTCGATCGAAAGAACCTTGCGGCGAGGCTGACATGATCGATCGATTCTTCAATGCGCGCCGCTCGGTGGACGCGGCCAAGAGGCGTCGCCGCGCGTGGGTAGCGATCATCGCGCTCGGCGTGAGTGCGCTTGGTGCAGCAGCCGCGTTTGCGCAAAGCGTCGCGAACTCGGTTACGGGTGCAGCCGCGCCAGATACGGAAACCGCGTTGATCCATCAAGGTCATCTTCTTGCGATTGCGTCCGACTGCATGGCATGTCACACGGTCGCGGACAAAGGCAAACCGTTTGCAGGCGGCTACGGCATCGTGTCGCCGATGGGTACGATCTACTCGACCAACATCACGCCCTCGAAAAGAGCGGGAATAGGCAATTACACCGAGGCGCAGTTCGCGCGCGCGTTGCGCGAAGGCGTTCGCGCCGACGGCGCGCATCTCTATCCGGCGATGCCGTACACCTCATATGTCGGTATGACGGATAAGGACGTGCACGCGCTTTATACGTATTTCATGAAGGGTGTGGAGCCGGTCGACGACGTTCCACCGCAAACGGCATTGCCGCTTCCGTTCAGCATCCGTCAGTCGATGATCGTGTGGAACATGCTGTTTCTGAAGAATCAGCGCTTCACGGTCGATCCGCATCGTAGCGTCGAGTGGAATCGCGGTGCGTACCTGACGAACGTACTCGCGCATTGCAGCGCGTGTCACACGCCGCGTAACTTCATGATGGCCGAAGATATCGACCAGGGATTCAGCGGCGCACAACTTGGGCCCTGGTACGCACCGAACATCACATCGGATCCGGTCAGCGGTATCGGTGCATGGTCCGACGACGAACTCGTCACGTATCTGAAAGCCGGCCACGTCGACGGCAAGAACCAAGCGGCTGGCGGCATGGCCGAAGCGGTGCAAAACAGTTTGCAGTTCCTGTCGGACGACGATCTGAAATCGATCGCAGTCTACCTGCGCAGCACGGCACCGATCCGCACGCCGGGCGAAAGCAAGCCGGCATTCGCGTACGACGGCCATGGTAGCGATGAAGCGTCGCTGCGCGGCATGTCGAGTGAGAACACTATCGTTCCGCCGTCCTCCGGCGCTGCGTTGTTCAGTGGCTATTGCGCAAGCTGTCATCGCGCGGACGCTTCGGGCAGCGCCGATCAAAGCTATCCGTCGCTATTTCATAATACAGCGACGGGCGGCACGAATTCATCGAATCTGGTCGCGACCATCCTTCATGGTGTGGATCGCAAAGTGGGTGACAGGCACGTGCTTATGCCGAACTTTGGCGAAGAGTCGTACGTACAGCCTCTAACCGACGATCAGATTGCCGCGATCTCGAACTACGTATTGCAGCACTTCGGCAATCCGAAAGCTCCCGTGACTTCAGCCGATGTTGCAGTTGCGCGCCAGGGCGGCCAGTTGCCATTGCTCGCGTGGATTCAGCCGTACATCTTGCCGGTGGCGGGTCTGTGCGGACTCGTGTTGCTGTTCGGCACGTTTGCGTTCTGGAAGTGGCGTGTGCATCAGTCCGAGGTCGCTGGCGGCCGGAGCAACGGATAAAAGACCATCGCGTGGCGCGTTATGTGTGAATGGGGGTTCATCTATGTTCAAAGTTGCTGTTTCGTCTCTTCTCGCGTTGGTGGCCTTGAGTGTTGCCGGTGCGACGCAAGCCCAGTCAGTTGATACCCCGAACGTGCCGGAGAAATTACCGTTTGACGTGCCTTATGGTCCTCCTCTGTCATTGACGCAGGCCCGCAAGGTTATCGATGCCGCCGAGACAGAAGCACATCGACGTAACTGGCAATATGCGGTTGCTGTAGTCGACAGCGCCGGCAATCTGCTGTCGTGTGACAGGATGGACA encodes:
- a CDS encoding cytochrome c, with translation MIDRFFNARRSVDAAKRRRRAWVAIIALGVSALGAAAAFAQSVANSVTGAAAPDTETALIHQGHLLAIASDCMACHTVADKGKPFAGGYGIVSPMGTIYSTNITPSKRAGIGNYTEAQFARALREGVRADGAHLYPAMPYTSYVGMTDKDVHALYTYFMKGVEPVDDVPPQTALPLPFSIRQSMIVWNMLFLKNQRFTVDPHRSVEWNRGAYLTNVLAHCSACHTPRNFMMAEDIDQGFSGAQLGPWYAPNITSDPVSGIGAWSDDELVTYLKAGHVDGKNQAAGGMAEAVQNSLQFLSDDDLKSIAVYLRSTAPIRTPGESKPAFAYDGHGSDEASLRGMSSENTIVPPSSGAALFSGYCASCHRADASGSADQSYPSLFHNTATGGTNSSNLVATILHGVDRKVGDRHVLMPNFGEESYVQPLTDDQIAAISNYVLQHFGNPKAPVTSADVAVARQGGQLPLLAWIQPYILPVAGLCGLVLLFGTFAFWKWRVHQSEVAGGRSNG
- a CDS encoding sugar dehydrogenase complex small subunit, whose product is MLREKISSECDPGAPNLSRRHALKTLAAATQLAFLSPTAVFAQGARVSAAKRATSAPLLDATAFVQLSKALTGHASMNATFGARLFATLCASDSVFAAQAAALADQMHSGQSPQQLLAAANGAGLHDIATAIVAGWYTGTVTRDQHSKMVAYADSLMYATVADGLSAPTYCANGPLWWERQPPVAGVSTPAEAARARSAAPAPTTQKQA
- a CDS encoding GMC family oxidoreductase, which encodes MVSPTISSSGDVVADVVIVGSGVVGALIADQLAGQGHSVVILEAGLRIDRATAVENWRNMPFPNRVGSDFQGLYPQAKAAPAPLYFPPNDYVALSGPSAGSFKQGYLRTVGGTTWHWAASCWRHLPVDFKMQSTYGVGRDWPISYDDLEPYYCRAEEALGVAGPNDPERQSPSERSRPYPMDMVPWAYGDTRFAEIVNAHGYRSIPIPQGRSTRPWNGRPTCCGNNNCQPICPIGAMYNGIHTIQSAEKKGAKVMAESVVYKIDTDDQNNITAVHFYDANRQSHAAKGRAFVLACNGIETPRLLLLAANARNPNGIANSSDQVGRNMMDHSGFHCTFLANEPLWLGRGPAQSSCIVGPRDGAFRSKYSSNKMILNNISRVAPATEQALQLGLVGKELDDEIRRRAIFGVDLSISLEPLPDPKNRLTLSKTRRDPHGLACPDIYYDVGDYVRDGATAAHAQLEHIGQLFGALEFNITKSLNANNHIMGGTIMGASAKDSVVDGDCRAHDHVNLWLPGGGAMASASVVNTTLSMAALAIKSADSIERTLRRG
- a CDS encoding MarR family winged helix-turn-helix transcriptional regulator, whose amino-acid sequence is MYSDFLNFKLDMTSALLMEHANAVYLQHWNLDVRGLRVLRLIHACPDITPKEVSSRALLEKTLLSKTLSLLESRKLISRNPHPVDRRSVGLRTTAMGAQVADDSSAVGAELEDRLVSALSLKERKALDGLLSKLMDSLLPPA